One window from the genome of Bacillus tianshenii encodes:
- a CDS encoding alpha/beta hydrolase, whose amino-acid sequence MMIFGIIVGVIAVLMLIGWIIHSTYFKRKLEQIKPYGQFVDVEDGHMHVYSMGSGEKTIVLLPGMGVGLPTADFAPLMRKLSEKYKVVIVEYFGVGFSSETSKPRTSENYVEEIRAALYQAGFKAPYVLMPHSISSVYSEHYAAKYPEEVEAIISLDGTSTAFYAEMPAVIKSILPIAKFQQAIGTLSFIAPLTVNKKKLLSNGYSEKEISEMVIFAGFSINNTLLEQMASSSEFIKQTIDLPFPESVPYFKIISKQTYETSNTQFKKAKMTPQEYQYKHLERIGKHAKYEVLNGTHFIYLNNVDRIAKITEDLLFNAEPINEESPPLR is encoded by the coding sequence TAGAACAAATAAAGCCTTATGGCCAATTTGTTGACGTTGAAGACGGACATATGCATGTCTATTCAATGGGAAGTGGAGAGAAAACAATTGTATTACTACCTGGTATGGGTGTTGGGCTTCCGACTGCTGATTTTGCACCACTCATGCGTAAACTCAGTGAAAAATACAAGGTTGTTATTGTCGAGTATTTTGGTGTAGGTTTTAGCAGTGAAACATCAAAGCCGCGTACCAGTGAAAATTATGTTGAAGAAATAAGAGCTGCACTGTACCAGGCGGGTTTTAAAGCACCGTATGTTTTGATGCCGCACTCAATATCAAGCGTTTATAGTGAGCATTATGCGGCAAAATATCCGGAAGAAGTAGAAGCTATTATCTCTCTTGACGGGACATCTACTGCTTTTTATGCAGAAATGCCGGCCGTTATAAAATCTATCCTTCCGATTGCAAAATTTCAACAAGCAATAGGCACCCTTTCATTTATAGCACCTTTAACCGTAAACAAAAAGAAACTACTTTCAAATGGATATTCAGAAAAAGAGATAAGTGAGATGGTTATCTTTGCGGGCTTTTCAATCAATAACACTCTTTTAGAGCAGATGGCAAGTTCCTCTGAATTTATAAAACAAACTATTGATTTACCATTCCCTGAATCTGTCCCGTATTTTAAAATCATTTCGAAACAGACCTACGAAACTTCGAATACACAGTTTAAGAAGGCTAAAATGACCCCCCAGGAATATCAATATAAACATCTTGAGCGGATTGGTAAACACGCAAAATATGAAGTACTAAATGGCACACATTTTATTTATTTAAACAATGTAGACCGAATTGCAAAGATTACTGAGGATTTATTATTCAATGCGGAGCCAATAAATGAAGAGAGTCCCCCACTAAGATAA
- a CDS encoding SurA N-terminal domain-containing protein — protein MNKRWLLSLLLVALVSVTAACGNGEEAGKDTNKEAETQQEESAENKKSEKTSKQPEMPKPDFEGVPKVVAVVNGEDIPRKEFEDVYTGQFQQAALQSQMSGQEVNQEQLRKQVVDGMVNQELLTQEANSGNYTASEEEVNQFLDKVVKQNGLESKEKLMKMLEKQGMDKEEVMSQVKTQVKVDQLIESKHGEVKVTEQELKKAYEQTKKMQSQMGGGEKAKMPSFEEMKPKLKEQVEGQKKAEATQSIVKKLREDAEVKINL, from the coding sequence ATGAATAAAAGGTGGCTATTAAGCTTATTACTTGTAGCACTCGTATCTGTCACAGCCGCGTGCGGTAATGGAGAAGAAGCAGGGAAAGACACAAATAAGGAAGCAGAAACACAGCAAGAAGAGTCTGCAGAAAATAAGAAATCAGAAAAAACGAGCAAACAGCCAGAAATGCCGAAGCCTGACTTTGAAGGCGTACCTAAGGTAGTAGCTGTTGTAAATGGTGAAGATATTCCTCGAAAAGAGTTCGAAGATGTGTATACAGGTCAGTTCCAACAAGCAGCACTTCAATCTCAAATGTCTGGACAAGAAGTGAATCAGGAGCAATTGCGTAAACAGGTTGTAGATGGCATGGTAAACCAAGAGCTACTTACCCAAGAGGCAAACAGCGGAAACTATACGGCTTCAGAGGAAGAAGTTAATCAATTTCTCGATAAAGTCGTGAAGCAAAATGGACTTGAATCAAAAGAGAAACTGATGAAGATGCTTGAGAAGCAAGGAATGGACAAGGAAGAAGTCATGTCACAAGTAAAAACACAAGTGAAGGTCGACCAGCTTATCGAAAGCAAGCATGGTGAGGTCAAGGTAACCGAACAAGAACTGAAAAAAGCGTACGAACAGACGAAAAAAATGCAGTCTCAAATGGGTGGAGGAGAAAAAGCAAAAATGCCTTCATTTGAGGAAATGAAACCAAAATTGAAAGAGCAGGTAGAAGGGCAAAAGAAAGCAGAAGCCACTCAATCCATTGTGAAAAAGCTTCGTGAAGACGCAGAGGTAAAGATTAACCTTTAA
- a CDS encoding Crp/Fnr family transcriptional regulator has translation MKELLIKYMKRFSSLSEEELRKLTTDVPVASFKKGTILLQQGDVPNKCYFVLEGCVRQYAVSADGKETTFNFFTEEQSVTIFNQHAIDKASKYSLSCLEDCTLVVGDLSTEQDMYDKHPVLQMMTRKMIEEDIGNMRDDFASFIASSPEERYNALVEKRPDLINRVPQYQLASYLGITPESLSRIKKRTEASHLRVVD, from the coding sequence ATGAAAGAGCTCCTCATTAAATACATGAAACGTTTTTCAAGCCTCAGTGAAGAAGAGCTAAGGAAACTTACGACCGATGTTCCTGTTGCTTCCTTTAAGAAAGGGACCATCCTGTTACAACAAGGAGATGTTCCTAATAAATGTTATTTTGTCTTAGAAGGCTGTGTTCGCCAATATGCTGTGAGTGCAGATGGAAAAGAGACTACGTTTAATTTTTTCACAGAAGAGCAAAGTGTTACGATCTTCAACCAACATGCTATTGATAAAGCTTCAAAATATTCACTTAGCTGTTTGGAAGATTGTACACTCGTAGTAGGTGATTTATCTACAGAGCAGGACATGTACGATAAACATCCGGTCTTACAAATGATGACCCGTAAAATGATTGAAGAAGATATCGGTAACATGCGTGATGATTTTGCTTCCTTCATCGCTTCTTCGCCGGAAGAGAGATACAATGCATTGGTCGAAAAGAGACCTGATTTGATCAACAGAGTGCCTCAGTATCAGCTAGCCAGTTATCTTGGAATTACGCCAGAATCCCTTAGTCGCATTAAAAAGCGCACAGAAGCAAGTCATCTGAGAGTTGTAGATTAA
- a CDS encoding DUF4386 domain-containing protein has protein sequence MRTSTARNTQQKAAIISGAALLIMTVSAFFSYGYVHSSIVINGDGLTTLKNIQASGSLFKLEIIGWIVIIMMDLLVAWGFYIFLKPFQRKHALIVGLLRLLYTAMLGIAVSHLVIVNNTVAKASFGEPVDRAASQIMLSFASFESIWSMGLIIFGLHLIITGFVACKSNQVPKLISRLVVVAGFSYTLVHVMYQLIPQLDRLTGILETILIIPMFFGELGFGIWLLAKGRKLPSAD, from the coding sequence ATGAGAACAAGTACAGCTCGAAACACACAGCAAAAGGCTGCAATCATTTCCGGGGCAGCTTTGCTAATCATGACCGTTTCTGCATTTTTTTCATATGGATATGTACACAGCTCGATCGTTATTAATGGTGATGGCTTAACTACACTAAAAAACATCCAAGCATCTGGTTCATTGTTTAAATTGGAAATTATCGGATGGATCGTTATTATTATGATGGATTTATTAGTCGCGTGGGGGTTTTATATTTTCTTGAAACCATTTCAGCGAAAACATGCGTTAATAGTTGGTTTGCTTCGCTTGCTTTACACAGCAATGCTTGGAATAGCAGTATCACATCTAGTTATTGTCAACAATACCGTTGCAAAAGCTTCGTTTGGAGAACCGGTGGATAGAGCCGCTTCACAAATTATGTTATCGTTTGCATCTTTTGAATCGATCTGGTCAATGGGACTGATTATCTTTGGGTTGCACCTTATAATTACCGGTTTTGTAGCATGCAAATCAAATCAAGTGCCCAAATTAATTAGCAGATTGGTCGTTGTAGCTGGTTTTAGCTATACACTTGTTCATGTCATGTATCAACTTATTCCTCAACTTGACCGTTTAACTGGAATATTGGAAACCATTCTTATAATACCAATGTTTTTTGGTGAACTGGGTTTTGGTATTTGGCTATTGGCGAAAGGAAGAAAACTGCCATCTGCCGATTAA
- a CDS encoding GNAT family N-acetyltransferase, translating into MEKRITYSMNGPDNFAELETVYEALGWNSLKLTSSDLEKMCKQSWYAIYAYDGEHLIGMGRIISDGVITGIICGLGVLPSHQSNGIGKEMMKRMIEHCEQNGVIPQLMCEESLEAYYETFGFEKFAIGMSKRGKR; encoded by the coding sequence ATGGAAAAACGGATAACATATTCAATGAATGGTCCAGATAACTTTGCTGAGTTAGAAACTGTATATGAAGCTTTAGGGTGGAATTCACTTAAGCTAACCTCCTCTGATTTAGAAAAAATGTGCAAACAGAGCTGGTATGCGATTTATGCCTATGATGGCGAACATTTGATAGGCATGGGACGAATTATTTCAGATGGTGTTATTACTGGCATTATTTGCGGGCTAGGTGTTTTACCAAGCCACCAATCTAACGGTATCGGAAAAGAAATGATGAAAAGAATGATTGAACATTGTGAACAAAATGGTGTTATTCCACAACTTATGTGTGAAGAAAGCTTAGAAGCTTATTATGAAACGTTTGGGTTTGAAAAGTTTGCAATCGGGATGTCAAAGCGAGGAAAACGATAA